The nucleotide window CGTAAAACCGAAGAGAAGCTCAAAAAGACAGCTGAGTGTGAGCAGGTCCCCGTGATACAGGTTAATCGCAAAGGCCATAAAAACATTTGCGATTCCAACAAAGAAGCCCCCCCGGATTAAGGCGGAGCGCCGGCTACATTTCATGACACTAAAGGCGGCAACCAGACTTCCCACGAAGGTATATAAAATAAACAGGTTTTCTTCGGGAACCCATATCCCCATAAACAGGCTCAGGATAAAAGAAGCCAGTAAGGCAATATGAATATCAAATAAGAGAGAGACCAGCAAAGCCCCGGCTGCAACGGGGAGGGCAAAACTGATGGTGGAGGCGTCAATAAACGGGAACCGATCGGCAAGGGTAATCAAAAAGAAATGGGAAAGCTGGGCCATGATCAATGTGCCGGCGATCAAAATGGCCAACAAGGGAAGATTGCTTTTCAAAATGGACCGTTGTTTGGATAAATGCCGCTTGAAATCCCACAGAAGGATACCCACGATCACGATCACCATCAAAAAAAGGCCTGAGAGGATCTGAATCCACGTGGAGGGTTCCTGGTACCGTTCCATTTCTTCTAAAAGGGGGATGTGGTCGGCAGTCACCCGTTCCCCTTCCTTAAAAAGGATTTTCCCTTTTTGGATTTGGTAAAACAGAGGTTTAATATTGGCCGTGGCCTCCCGTTTTCGAATTTCGGTTTCATTTTTATTAATAGTGAGATTAGGGGTCAATAATTTAAAAGTCATTTCTAAGACTGCTTTTCCTTGGAGGGTATCCAAGCGGGGGTTGGTTTGAATGGATTTTTGAAGCTTCTCTTCCGCTTCTTGGAGATCCATAATCGAATCAAGGTTTCTTATAAAACTTTCTTTTCCTTGACCCACCACCCGAAGGATGATGCCCCGGTGGGAATCATCCTTCATAAGTTTTTTATCATTAATCAGACCCTTTTCCATGAGGGATTTGTAAAGAGAGATGACCTGGGTTTCAAGGGAAGGATTCTTTTCAAGGGTATCCAGGGTATTGGGGGACAGGGAAATTCCCAATACATTTTGGAATTCTCTTATTTTTTCTGACTGAAACGGAGCCCTCTCAGTTGAGGGCTCCGTGCGAGAGGGGGCGGATTTTAAAACCGAAAACCCCTTTGTGATTTTTCGTTGGATTTCCGTTACCAGGCTTAAATCAAAATCAAAAACGGATGGAGTTTCCGCTTCAATTTTTTCCCGATTTTTTTGATTAGCGATGGTATCCGGAATTTTTAAATCGGTGGGGGCCTTTATATCTTGTTGGACCTGCTCCCCTATATCAAGTTGGGGAAAAACAAACAGGAGTTTGGGTGCCAATAAAAAAGAAATACAGAGTACCAGTAAAGCCCCGATCCCCGTTAGCTGAATTTCAGGGTTTTGATACCAAGGTTTGGGTGTGCGTTTTTCTTCTTTGGCGGAAGGCGCTGTTTTCCCGGAAAGAACTCTTAATTTTCCTTCCCGGCTTTCTTTACCCTTTTCCAGTCGTTCCCGTATGCTTTTCATAGGCTTTTATGATGTCTTGAACCAATTTGTGTCTGACTACATCTTGATCCGAAAAATAAATAAACTGAATCCCATCAATGCCGGATAAAATGGATTGAATTTCAATGAGCCCTGATTTTTTCTCAGTGGGGAGGTCAACCTGGGTAATATCCCCCGTGACCACTGTTTTTGAATGATGACCCAGTCGGGTTAAAAACATCTTCATCTGTTCCGAGGTGGAATTTTGGGCTTCATCTAAAATAATGAAAGAGTGGTTCAGGGTTCTGCCCCTCATAAAGGCGAGGGGGGCGATTTCAATATCTCCCCTTTCGACCAACCGGTTGGCCTGATCCACTTCCATCATGTCATACAGCGCGTCGTATAGGGGTCTTAAATAGGGATTCACTTTCTCATACATATCCCCTGGAAGGAACCCTAATTTTTCTCCTGCTTCCACCGCTGGCCGGGCAAGGATAATTCGAGAAACCTCTTTCCGGATCAGGGAATAAACCGCCATGGCCATGGCCAGATAGGTTTTACCCGTTCCCGCCGGACCGATTCCGATGACAATTCCTTTTTCTTGAATGGCTTTAATGTATTCATGTTGCGTAGGGGTTTTGGGTGATATGGGCTTTCTTTTCGATGAAACCGGGATTACCGTCTGAAGGGGTTCTCTGTGGGAGGTTGTGGGTTGTTCTTGGGCCATGCGGATGGCGAGGTCCACGTCATTTTCTTGAAGATGGGACCCTTTTTTGACCTGTAACGAGAGATCATGAAAAACCCGTTCCACTTGCCGGACCGAAGGCTCTTCCCCCTCCAAAGTTAACCTTTCTCCTCGGGCCACAATTTTAACAGGAAAAGCCTCTTCTATTTTTTTAAGGTAGAGATCGTATTGTCCAAAGAGGGCTGCGGTGTTTATCCCTTCTTGCAGTTTTATTTGGATCGAAGTCGCCTTTTTCAAAAAAAGGTGGCCCCCGTTTCAATGATAAAAGAGATCAATCAGTAAGAGGCGAAGGTGTTTAGTTTTGAAGGAAAGTATAGCAGTAACCCTATTAAATAACAATAAAACAGGACTATTTGGATTTTTAAAATCAACACCGTCTTGATCCACCCCATGAAGCTGTGGTATGAGTAGTTTGAATTTTCAATAAAATCAGGAGGATAAGATGACAGTGCTTTATCAAAAAGGACGTTTGCCTGAAGGAAAAAAAATCCATCCAGAAATCATGGCACAAATTATTCACCGGTTTATGGAAAAAGTGCAGGATTATACCGAAGGGATGCTGAAGCAAAAATGGGAAGCTTTAGAAGAGAAACAGGGAAGGGATTCAGTCCTTCTTGCAAAATTTAATGATTGGGTGACCTACCACCGGTTTAATGCCATTACATTGGACGAGATTGAAAAAGGGGACCTGGATGACTGGTTTCGGAACCTCTTTTCTGAAGAGACAGAAAAGGGGTAAATTGTATTTTTTCTTATTTCACCGACGGAGTATGATCCGAAACAAAATCATTCTAATGATCTTCCATGCCATCGTTAGGAAAAGCATTTCCCGGGGTGAGGGAATACGGTTAATCCCGATCCGAACGTGATTTTTTTTTAACCATTTGATTCCTTGAAACAGACCCACAATCAGTAGGCCGGTTATTACAAGAAGGATTGGGATTTGAATCATTCGCGGACCTCTTTTCAAAATTATTTCGGGAGGGAAGACAGACGGTCCAGATTGGTGATTAAAATAGACCGGTTGTCGAACTCCAGAAAACCCTGTCTTCGAAGGTCTCCCAAAGTGGCCGTAACGGTTTCACGGGTTGAACCGATAAGATTTGCAATCTCCTGATGGGTGAGTCGAATTCCGATTCGTGTCCCTTTGTCATCTTGGGTTCCGAAATCCCGGGCCATTTCAATAAGGACGTGGGCCACTCGTGTAGGAACATCTTTATAGACAAGCTCTTCAATTCGGCTTTCAATCCTCCGAAGACGAAAACCGATGATTTTGGTCAACCGGAAGGAAAGATCCGGTTTGGATTTGAGCATGACCAAAAAAGGGTCTCTTGGGATCAGACATAGGACGGTGTCATCCAACGCTTCTGCCAAGGTATCTCTTGGTGTTCCATCCAAAGCCTCTAATTCCCCAAAAATATTTCCCGGTTTTAAAAGGGCCATGGTAAGTTCTTTTCCGTTCTCAGTGATTCTGGAAATTTTTACACGACCTGTTTTGAGGAGATACACCTCCCGACTGGGGTCGCCTGGAAGGAAAATCGGTTCATTTTTTTTTACCGGAGACATGGAAGCAACCTTTTCCAAAATCAACATGTCCTCCCGGTTGAATTCATTGAATAGGTTGATGTTTTGAAGGCACCAGACGTTGGTTTTCATTTTCTGTTTTTAAACCCAGAACCCTACCCCTGAAATGGGGTTTGGAAAAATTTTATTCTACATGATTTGCTTATGGGCAGCAAGAAGGCTCGCCGATTCCTAAACCGGCGATAAAGAATCCCTAATGGTTCCC belongs to Nitrospiria bacterium and includes:
- a CDS encoding PhoH family protein, with amino-acid sequence MKKATSIQIKLQEGINTAALFGQYDLYLKKIEEAFPVKIVARGERLTLEGEEPSVRQVERVFHDLSLQVKKGSHLQENDVDLAIRMAQEQPTTSHREPLQTVIPVSSKRKPISPKTPTQHEYIKAIQEKGIVIGIGPAGTGKTYLAMAMAVYSLIRKEVSRIILARPAVEAGEKLGFLPGDMYEKVNPYLRPLYDALYDMMEVDQANRLVERGDIEIAPLAFMRGRTLNHSFIILDEAQNSTSEQMKMFLTRLGHHSKTVVTGDITQVDLPTEKKSGLIEIQSILSGIDGIQFIYFSDQDVVRHKLVQDIIKAYEKHTGTTGKG
- a CDS encoding Crp/Fnr family transcriptional regulator, with the translated sequence MKTNVWCLQNINLFNEFNREDMLILEKVASMSPVKKNEPIFLPGDPSREVYLLKTGRVKISRITENGKELTMALLKPGNIFGELEALDGTPRDTLAEALDDTVLCLIPRDPFLVMLKSKPDLSFRLTKIIGFRLRRIESRIEELVYKDVPTRVAHVLIEMARDFGTQDDKGTRIGIRLTHQEIANLIGSTRETVTATLGDLRRQGFLEFDNRSILITNLDRLSSLPK
- a CDS encoding HDIG domain-containing protein; its protein translation is MKSIRERLEKGKESREGKLRVLSGKTAPSAKEEKRTPKPWYQNPEIQLTGIGALLVLCISFLLAPKLLFVFPQLDIGEQVQQDIKAPTDLKIPDTIANQKNREKIEAETPSVFDFDLSLVTEIQRKITKGFSVLKSAPSRTEPSTERAPFQSEKIREFQNVLGISLSPNTLDTLEKNPSLETQVISLYKSLMEKGLINDKKLMKDDSHRGIILRVVGQGKESFIRNLDSIMDLQEAEEKLQKSIQTNPRLDTLQGKAVLEMTFKLLTPNLTINKNETEIRKREATANIKPLFYQIQKGKILFKEGERVTADHIPLLEEMERYQEPSTWIQILSGLFLMVIVIVGILLWDFKRHLSKQRSILKSNLPLLAILIAGTLIMAQLSHFFLITLADRFPFIDASTISFALPVAAGALLVSLLFDIHIALLASFILSLFMGIWVPEENLFILYTFVGSLVAAFSVMKCSRRSALIRGGFFVGIANVFMAFAINLYHGDLLTLSCLFELLFGFTGGFLVTLVVSALLPLIESLFKVTTDIKLLELLDPNQPLLRDLFLTARGTYYHSMMVSHLAESAAESIDENPLLARVSCYYHDIGKMLKPEYYIENQLAGPNRHDHLSPNMSSLIIAAHVKEGIELAKSHKLPEVIIDIIPQHHGTRLMKYFFEKAKQDHDPGLPPIKEEDFRYPGPKPQTKIAGIIMLADGVEASSRVLKEPSPARIENHVEKTVTTIFIDNQLDECNLTMSDLRKIKECFTRVLTGVFHRRIEYPGTGPPFYGEPANEGLNPKQTKEAQLKSKEYKRVGGQDASDVGIS